One genomic region from Brachionichthys hirsutus isolate HB-005 chromosome 24, CSIRO-AGI_Bhir_v1, whole genome shotgun sequence encodes:
- the abcb6a gene encoding ATP-binding cassette sub-family B member 6, translating into MVFVQSYCEDNSSIGRTWVDDGISPCFYFTLVPAILLTAAFFLGTIHCFFYQKYGTEMEPKFVPRSNLYRFQQAASVLLLVQFLGGMAWRCASGGRLPGYVLLYGCFSALSWCWAVALLRVERRRVMVTERTRGHSVALLLFWAVAFSAENLAFVSWYSPHWWWSLEDEQEKVQFALWLIRYISTGLLFFIGLKAPGLPRRPYMLLINEEEHDVEGSGQSLLGRAEENQSTWKGFVKKVRLLVPYMWPRDNVVLQLLVVFCLVLLGVERAINVFVPIYYKNIVDELSDGSSWNALTTTVGIYVLLKFLQGGGAGSSGFVSNVRTFLWIRVQQYTNRVIQVRLFAHLHSLSLRWHLGRKTGEVLRSIDRGTSSINTLLSYIVFSILPTIADIVISIIYFVTNFNAWFGLIVFVCMTFYLALTIVITEWRTKYRRSMNEQDNNAKSKAVDSLLNFETVKYYNAENYEARRFEDAILAYQVSEWKSSASLVFLNQTQNLIIASGLLAGSLLCAYFVTEGKFKVGDFVLFGTYIIQLYTPLNWFGTYYRMIQSSFVDMESMFKLFEEGKEVQDDVNAGNLVLKRGTVEFDHVYFSYINGREILRDVSFTVLPGQTVALVGPSGSGKSTIIRLIFRFYDIHGGCISIDGQDIAKVTQTSLRAHIGVVPQDTVLFNDTIQNNIRYGRVSASDQEVEEAAIAADIHHSIITFADGYQSQVGERGLKLSGGEKQRVAIARTILKAPQIILLDEATSALDTQTERHIQASLNKVCANRTTIVVAHRLSTIIGADQILVLNAGRIAERGRHEELLLKGGLYTDMWMNQQAQDSDSASDSESKDRSSEKLQPPSDTS; encoded by the exons ATGGTGTTTGTCCAAAGCTACTGCGAAGACAACTCGTCCATCGGCCGCACCTGGGTGGATGACGGCATCTCCCCCTGCTTCTACTTCACGCTGGTCCCCGCCATCCTGCTCACGGCCGCCTTCTTCCTCGGAACCATCCACTGCTTCTTTTACCAGAAGTATGGCACAGAGATGGAGCCCAAGTTCGTCCCACGCTCCAACCTCTACCGGTTCCAGCAGGccgcctccgtcctcctcctggtccagtTCCTGGGCGGGATGGCGTGGAGGTGTGCCAGCGGTGGCCGTCTCCCCGGCTACGTCTTACTGTACGGCTGCTTCTCTGCGTTAAGCTGGTGCTGGGCTGTGGCCCTGCTCAGGGTGGAGAGGCGCAGGGTCATGGTGACGGAGCGCACCAGGGGCCACAGCGTGGCCCTGCTGCTGTTCTGGGCTGTGGCCTTCTCTGCTGAGAACTTGGCCTTCGTCTCCTGGTACAGTCCTCACTGGTGGTGGAGCCTGGAAGACGAGCAAGAGAAG GTGCAGTTCGCCCTGTGGCTGATCCGTTACATCAGCACcgggctcctcttcttcattggtCTCAAAGCTCCGGGGTTGCCGCGGAGACCGTACATGCTCTTGATAAACGAGGAGGAGCATGACGTGGAGGGCAGCGGCCAG AGCCTCCTGGGCCGGGCCGAGGAGAACCAGTCCACCTGGAAGGGTTTTGTGAAGAAGGTGCGCCTCCTCGTTCCTTACATGTGGCCCCGAGACAAcgtcgtcctgcagctgctcgtCGTCTTCTGTCTGGTTCTGCTCGGCGTCGAGCGAGCCATTAATGTGTTCGTGCCCATTTACTACAAGAATATCG TCGACGAGCTGTCTGACGGCAGCAGCTGGAACGCTCTGACCACCACGGTGGGCATTTACGTCCTGCTCAAGTTCTTGCAGGGCGGCGGGGCAG GGAGCTCGGGGTTCGTCAGCAACGTGCGCACCTTCCTGTGGATCCGCGTGCAGCAGTACACCAACCGCGTGATCCAAGTCCGCCTGTTCGCCCACCTGCACTCGCTCTCCCTGCGGTGGCACCTGGGCCGCAAGACGGGCGAGGTGCTGCGGAGCATCGACCGCGGCACCTCCTCCATTAACACCCTCCTCAG ctACATCGTCTTCAGCATCTTGCCTACCATCGCCGACATCGTCATCTCCATCATCTACTTTGTCACGAACTTCAACGCCTGGTTCGGCCTCATCGTCTTCGTCTGCATGACCTTTTACCTCG ctctgaccATCGTCATCACTGAATGGAGAACCAAATACAGGCGGAGCATGAACGAGCAGGACAACAACGCCAAAAGCAAGGCCGTGGACTCGCTGCTGAACTTTGAAACG GTGAAATACTACAATGCCGAGAACTACGAAGCCCGCCGTTTCGAGGACGCCATCTTGGCGTATCAG GTGTCGGAATGGAAGTCCAGTGCGTCTCTGGTCTTCCTCAACCAGACGCAGAACCTCATCATCGCGTCGGGCCTGCTCGCCGGCTCCCTGCTCTGCGCCTACTTTGTGACTGAGGGGAAGTTTAAG GTTGGGGACTTTGTCCTCTTTGGCACGTACATCATCCAGCTGTACACCCCCCTCAACTGGTTTGGGACCTACTACAG AATGATCCAGAGTTCGTTCGTCGACATGGAAAGCATGTTTAAGCTCTTTGAAGAAGGAAAAGAG GTGCAGGATGACGTGAATGCAGGAAATCTGGTCCTCAAACGGGGAACGGTGGAGTTTGATCACGTGTATTTCAGCTACATTAACGG GAGGGAGATTCTCAGGGACGTGTCCTTCACTGTCCTCCCAGGACAGACAGTTGCCCTG gTGGGACCGTCGGGCTCTGGGAAGAGCACCATCATTCGACTCATCTTCCGTTTCTATGACATCCACGGAGGCTGCATCAGCATCGACGGCCAGGACATAGCAAAA GTGACGCAGACGTCGCTGCGAGCCCACATCGGGGTGGTTCCCCAGGACACGGTCCTGTTCAATGACACCATCCAGAACAACATCCGCTACGGCCGCGTCTCCGCCAGTgaccaggaggtggaggaggcggccATCGCGGCTGATATCCACCACAGCATCATTACCTTCGCTGACG GTTATCAGAGCCAGGTGGGAGAAAGAGGCTTGAAGCTGAGCGGAGGAGAGAAGCAAAGGGTGGCCATCGCCAGGACCATCCTCAAAGCGCCTCAGATCATCCTGCTGGATGAG GCCACCTCAGCGTTGGACACGCAGACGGAACGCCACATCCAGGCGTCGCTGAATAAAGTCTGCGCCAATCGAACAACAATCGTTGTCGCTCACAG GTTGTCCACCATAATTGGAGCGGACCAGATCCTGGTTCTCAACGCGGGCCGGATTGCTGAGCGGGGACG ACACGAGGAGCTGCTCCTCAAAGGAGGCCTGTACACCGACATGTGGATGAACCAGCAGGCCCAAGACTCCGATTCAGCGTCAGACTCCGAATCCAAGGACCGCAGCTCCGAGAAACTGCAGCCACCATCGGACACGTCATAG